The following coding sequences are from one Lysinibacillus sp. FSL W8-0992 window:
- a CDS encoding AEC family transporter, whose amino-acid sequence MMYLGMIFFKIVAPILVLLVLGAFLQRKFQFNLKALSQLITYCFMPAAVFVNLYETSVELSVLGEVALFIVLFIGSQMVLSHFIAKGLGLKKTEAAVFKNSVVLINSGNYGIPVAQMIFVTQPIGVAIQVILVIFQNVTTYTYGLYNLISSTKSGMAIVKDFLKMPIIHALIIGVSMNFFNIGIPQFIRIPIDHVADGFIAVALITLGAQLSQLEIKSMFNRTVFVSCFTRLVVGPAVALLIIFVLGLDGVVAQSLFIASAFPTSRNSSSLALEYDLGSETAAQTVLFSTIVSCITVTIVIYMAEILFT is encoded by the coding sequence ATGATGTATCTCGGTATGATTTTCTTTAAAATTGTTGCGCCTATTTTAGTGTTACTTGTACTTGGGGCGTTTTTACAGAGGAAATTTCAATTTAATTTAAAAGCGCTATCCCAGCTTATTACATATTGTTTTATGCCAGCAGCCGTATTTGTAAATTTATATGAAACGAGCGTGGAACTATCGGTGCTCGGTGAAGTGGCATTATTTATTGTGCTCTTTATTGGGAGTCAAATGGTGCTTAGTCATTTTATAGCGAAGGGGCTAGGTCTAAAGAAAACAGAGGCAGCGGTATTTAAAAATAGTGTTGTACTCATTAACTCTGGTAACTATGGCATTCCGGTGGCACAAATGATTTTTGTGACACAACCAATTGGGGTGGCCATTCAAGTTATACTCGTTATTTTTCAAAATGTAACGACCTATACATATGGATTATATAATTTAATTTCTTCAACTAAATCAGGTATGGCCATTGTGAAGGACTTCCTGAAAATGCCGATTATTCATGCGCTCATTATCGGTGTGTCAATGAATTTCTTTAATATTGGCATTCCCCAATTTATCCGTATTCCAATTGACCACGTTGCTGATGGGTTTATCGCTGTTGCTCTTATTACGCTCGGTGCGCAACTATCTCAGCTTGAAATTAAATCAATGTTCAATAGAACTGTGTTTGTCAGCTGTTTTACACGACTTGTAGTAGGTCCAGCTGTTGCATTACTTATCATTTTTGTCCTCGGCTTAGATGGCGTTGTGGCCCAATCGCTCTTTATTGCGAGTGCATTTCCAACTTCACGTAATAGCTCGAGTCTAGCTCTAGAATATGATTTAGGGTCAGAAACTGCTGCACAAACGGTGCTTTTTTCAACAATTGTAAGCTGTATTACAGTGACAATCGTAATTTATATGGCAGAAATACTATTTACTTAA
- the thiC gene encoding phosphomethylpyrimidine synthase ThiC gives MTTVSEKNMNIMTSFEGSKKVYVEGSRPDILVPMREIKLSPTTGSFGEENNAPIRVYDTSGPYTDPTYKVDITKGLPALRRAWIKERSDVEEYEGRTIKPEDNGFRNADDPRIKENVFPKLSRKPLRAKKGCNVTQLHYARQGIITPEMEFIAIRENLKPEFVRAEIAAGRAIMPSNINHPEAEPMIIGRNFHVKINANIGNSAVTSSIAEEVEKMTWATRWGADNIMDLSTGKHIHTTREWIIRNAAVPVGTVPIYQALEKVNGVAEDLTWEVYRDTLIEQAEQGVDYFTIHAGVLLRYVPLTANRVTGIVSRGGSIMAQWCLFHHQENFLYTHFEEICEIMKTYDVAFSLGDGLRPGSIADANDEAQFAELETLGELTQIAWKHDVQVMVEGPGHVPMHLIKENMDKQLEVCKEAPFYTLGPLTTDIAPGYDHITSAIGAAMIGWFGTAMLCYVTPKEHLGLPNREDVRVGVITYKIAAHAADLAKGHPGAQQRDDALSKARFEFRWRDQFNLSLDPERAVEYHDETLPAEGAKTAHFCSMCGPKFCSMRISQDIRNYAKEKDLNTTEAIHQGMQEKAKEFKDTGSRLYQ, from the coding sequence ATGACAACAGTTAGCGAAAAAAACATGAATATTATGACAAGCTTTGAAGGAAGTAAAAAAGTATATGTAGAAGGATCACGTCCAGATATATTAGTGCCAATGCGTGAAATTAAGCTAAGCCCCACAACGGGTAGCTTTGGTGAAGAGAATAATGCACCTATACGAGTTTATGATACGAGTGGCCCTTATACAGATCCAACTTACAAAGTCGATATTACAAAAGGTTTACCAGCTTTGCGTCGTGCGTGGATTAAAGAACGGAGCGATGTAGAGGAATACGAGGGACGTACCATTAAGCCCGAGGATAATGGATTCCGCAACGCGGATGACCCGCGCATAAAGGAAAATGTTTTTCCAAAGCTTTCTCGCAAACCTTTACGTGCGAAAAAAGGCTGTAATGTGACACAGCTTCATTATGCAAGACAAGGAATTATTACGCCAGAAATGGAATTTATAGCGATTCGCGAAAATTTAAAACCAGAATTTGTACGTGCAGAAATTGCGGCAGGGCGTGCTATAATGCCATCTAATATAAATCATCCGGAGGCGGAACCGATGATTATCGGCCGTAACTTCCACGTGAAAATTAACGCCAATATTGGAAATTCAGCTGTTACTTCATCCATCGCTGAGGAAGTTGAAAAAATGACATGGGCAACACGATGGGGTGCTGATAATATTATGGATTTATCTACTGGGAAGCACATTCATACAACTCGCGAATGGATTATTCGTAATGCTGCTGTGCCTGTTGGAACAGTGCCAATTTATCAGGCGCTTGAAAAGGTAAATGGCGTTGCTGAGGATTTAACGTGGGAGGTGTATCGTGACACGCTAATCGAGCAAGCTGAACAAGGGGTTGATTACTTCACGATTCACGCAGGTGTGTTGCTGCGCTATGTACCGCTTACAGCTAATCGTGTAACGGGTATTGTTTCGCGTGGAGGTTCAATTATGGCACAGTGGTGTCTATTCCATCATCAAGAAAATTTCTTATATACTCATTTTGAAGAAATTTGCGAAATTATGAAAACGTATGATGTTGCCTTTTCGTTAGGGGATGGATTACGACCTGGCTCAATTGCAGATGCCAATGACGAGGCGCAGTTCGCAGAGCTTGAAACGCTAGGGGAGTTAACGCAAATTGCTTGGAAGCACGATGTACAAGTGATGGTAGAGGGACCTGGGCACGTGCCAATGCATCTTATTAAGGAAAATATGGACAAGCAATTAGAAGTTTGTAAAGAAGCGCCATTTTATACATTGGGTCCTCTAACGACGGATATTGCTCCTGGCTATGATCACATTACATCAGCAATTGGCGCTGCAATGATTGGCTGGTTTGGAACAGCGATGCTGTGCTATGTAACACCGAAGGAGCATTTAGGGTTACCAAATCGAGAAGATGTTCGTGTAGGTGTTATCACATATAAAATTGCGGCACATGCAGCGGATTTAGCTAAAGGTCATCCTGGTGCACAGCAGCGAGATGACGCTCTTTCAAAGGCTCGCTTTGAGTTTCGTTGGCGCGATCAATTTAATTTATCGTTAGATCCAGAGCGAGCTGTAGAATATCATGATGAGACTTTACCTGCAGAAGGAGCAAAAACGGCACATTTTTGCTCGATGTGTGGTCCTAAGTTTTGCAGTATGAGAATTTCTCAAGATATTCGTAACTATGCTAAGGAAAAAGATTTAAATACGACAGAAGCAATCCATCAAGGGATGCAGGAAAAGGCAAAAGAGTTCAAAGATACTGGTAGCAGACTGTATCAATGA
- a CDS encoding methyl-accepting chemotaxis protein yields MKKPKSIALKLSSLILGLFLVLFIAYTLVTSVILHNQSVNDLENATLQNAELSAAKMSERFKKANDTLQTTKRIVEAMQKNDELSTESVMDILETNLMKNEDLLGVGAVLENGAIKVGPTIDTALIDQNNRFIPYLTKDGNKTSTNAIEGIDKTDAADWYRIPTEEGRAVLTEPYDYSVNGKTISMTTIAVPLVNASGKNFGVLTADLSVDFLKGLAESITPDGGYAGIITNQGMLTVNSINVKLDGTNMQDAIDWTSVKQSMDNGVLDSLYVDSKQLGEESFNAFAPMMLENIDEVWSVQLVLPKSKILETYNKVLIFTIVAAIIMVVLMAAASAMFIFKQLKPLKVLRASIETAAEGDLTKKIDEKFIKSDEIGAVAVAYNNMLDKTNDAIHTVLNSSTLLNQSSDDVNEAFNEIVASNQEVSVAINEIAQGASKQSEDTEETNYRMIDLSDQIDAITMLSKQMDELSMKTKASTEQGMKEVEGLRDRNAETNEMNARIQSQMESLSSNIRNINQIIVSIQGVTEQTNLLALNASIEAARAGEHGKGFAVVAEEVRKLAEQSKNETEVIKKTVTSILEDAKQTVSVIASNADLMQAQNESVQNTELAFKDNNELSHSIATAINDLLSNLSQMLEQKDQAVTAIQSISAVSEETAASAEQVSASAVDQQAEMQKVAESINNMNQISKELQEVVNRFKLA; encoded by the coding sequence ATGAAAAAACCAAAAAGTATTGCTTTAAAACTATCTTCTTTAATTTTAGGATTATTTTTAGTGTTATTTATTGCTTATACATTGGTAACAAGTGTTATTCTACATAATCAGAGTGTCAATGATTTAGAAAACGCAACGCTTCAAAACGCGGAATTATCTGCTGCGAAGATGAGCGAACGGTTTAAGAAAGCCAATGATACATTACAAACGACAAAACGTATTGTTGAAGCAATGCAAAAAAATGACGAGCTTTCAACAGAAAGTGTAATGGATATACTGGAAACTAATTTAATGAAAAATGAGGATTTACTTGGTGTAGGTGCCGTCCTTGAAAATGGCGCTATAAAAGTTGGCCCAACTATCGACACTGCATTAATAGATCAAAATAATCGCTTCATACCTTATTTAACTAAAGATGGAAATAAGACTTCTACTAATGCTATAGAGGGAATTGACAAAACGGATGCGGCTGATTGGTATCGTATACCAACAGAAGAAGGTCGTGCTGTGCTAACAGAGCCGTATGATTATAGCGTGAATGGTAAAACGATATCGATGACGACAATTGCAGTACCGCTAGTTAATGCCTCAGGTAAAAATTTTGGCGTATTAACGGCAGATTTATCTGTTGATTTTTTAAAGGGATTAGCTGAATCCATTACTCCTGATGGTGGTTATGCAGGAATTATTACAAATCAAGGTATGTTAACAGTAAATAGTATTAACGTAAAGCTAGACGGGACGAATATGCAGGATGCTATTGATTGGACAAGTGTTAAACAATCCATGGACAATGGGGTGCTAGATAGTCTGTATGTTGACTCTAAGCAGCTTGGAGAAGAATCATTCAATGCTTTTGCTCCAATGATGTTAGAAAACATTGACGAAGTATGGTCAGTGCAGTTAGTTTTACCTAAATCTAAAATATTAGAAACGTATAATAAAGTTCTCATCTTTACGATTGTAGCTGCAATCATTATGGTAGTTTTAATGGCTGCTGCCAGTGCGATGTTTATCTTTAAACAGTTAAAGCCTTTGAAAGTTTTACGTGCATCTATTGAAACGGCGGCTGAAGGCGATTTAACTAAAAAAATAGATGAAAAATTTATAAAATCAGATGAAATTGGTGCTGTTGCAGTAGCCTATAACAATATGCTGGACAAAACGAATGATGCCATCCATACGGTATTAAATTCTTCAACATTACTTAATCAATCATCAGATGATGTCAATGAAGCATTTAATGAAATTGTCGCATCAAATCAGGAAGTATCTGTAGCTATCAATGAAATTGCGCAAGGTGCTTCGAAACAATCAGAGGATACGGAAGAAACAAATTATCGAATGATTGATTTATCCGATCAAATTGACGCCATTACAATGCTTTCCAAACAAATGGATGAGCTGTCAATGAAAACAAAAGCTTCTACAGAGCAGGGCATGAAAGAAGTTGAAGGCTTACGTGATCGAAATGCTGAAACAAATGAAATGAATGCACGCATTCAAAGTCAGATGGAATCTTTATCTAGCAACATCAGAAATATCAACCAAATTATTGTATCCATTCAAGGAGTAACGGAGCAAACCAACCTACTAGCGTTAAATGCAAGTATTGAGGCTGCTCGTGCAGGAGAGCATGGAAAAGGCTTTGCAGTAGTAGCGGAAGAAGTTCGTAAACTAGCGGAACAGTCTAAAAACGAAACAGAAGTGATTAAGAAAACGGTAACTAGCATTCTAGAAGATGCGAAGCAAACGGTGTCTGTTATTGCTTCTAATGCTGATTTGATGCAAGCTCAAAATGAATCAGTGCAAAATACAGAGCTTGCTTTTAAAGATAATAATGAGCTTTCTCATTCTATTGCAACGGCAATTAATGACCTCTTGTCAAATCTTTCCCAAATGTTAGAGCAAAAAGATCAGGCAGTTACAGCGATTCAAAGTATTTCTGCCGTTTCAGAGGAAACTGCAGCTTCTGCTGAACAAGTAAGTGCATCTGCTGTGGATCAACAGGCAGAAATGCAAAAGGTTGCAGAATCAATTAACAATATGAACCAAATCTCTAAAGAGCTACAAGAAGTCGTGAATCGATTTAAACTTGCATAA